DNA sequence from the Eulemur rufifrons isolate Redbay chromosome 6, OSU_ERuf_1, whole genome shotgun sequence genome:
CCCAAGCTTCCCTTTGTGGACCACCATGGCTCTAAATCTCACCACACTGCTCCCTGCCACAGAACCCGACCTCCATAAATGCTTTTTACCTCGATACCCAAGACCCAGCAGAAGCAGTTTGTTTTCATCTGACAAAACTAGCAATACACCTTCACTATCCTACACCACTGGGGTATATCAGCCCTCCACAGCACTATGCATAATTTAGAGTTCACAGGATCTTGGCCTCCTTTCCTCTCCACAAGATATCACATTGGTCCATTAacattgatgacattatgctgaTTGGACTTAAGTAGCTATTACTCTAGACTCATTGAAGTAAGACATTTGCATGTCAGAGGGTGGGAAATATGACTTAATTcaggatccttctgtctcagtgAGATTTCTAGGGGTCCAGTGGTCAGAAGCATGCTGAGATATCCCTTCCAAGGGAAAAAGTTGTTACATCTGGCCCTTCCTACAACTAAGGAAGGAATACAACCCAGTGGGACTGTTTGGATCTTGAAGGTAACTATTTGGGTGTGCTACTGCAGCCCACTTACCAAGTGACCCCAAAAGCTGCTAAGGTTCAACTGGAGCTCAGAACAAGATATGGCTCTGCCACAGGCCCAGGCCGATTTGCCACTTGGTCCTTACAATCCAGAAGATCCAATGGGTGCTTAAGAACTATTGTTTGCAGATTTATAGATTGTCTTATCCACTTTCATGTTATTCTACACAGCATTGCTTTTTATTGAGTAACTCACTTAAAGTGCATCAATTAGCCTATGCTCAGAGTTCAGTCTTACCCAAGCATCTGGGACtagtctttaataaatggtgctagagcTACTGGATATCCACACACAAATGAGTGTCTTATGGTATGTGTCTGAAGGGTAATATGCATACCtctcagaaaaattaactcaGGATGGATTACAGGCCTAAATGTAGAAGTCAAAACTACAAGACCCTTAGAACATAGAAAATCCACAGTTAACCTTGGGTTTGGCAGTAACTTTAGAAAACATCAAAGGCATGATTCATGAAGGGAATCAATAACCTAGATATCAAAGAAAATCTTCACGATAGACATTTGATACAGAACTTTTACACAAAATACACAACTCTTAAAGCTCAAATAATTGCAAGTTAGAACATTATGCACCTGTTAGAATGTCAAAGAGACAAATTGCCAGCAACCCCAAATGCTGGTAAAGATATGAAGCAACAGGAACTCATGATGAGAATGCAAAGTGGTATGGGTCACTatagacagtttggcagtttcttacaacaCTGCACATACTTACACCAAGTCATCCAGCGATAGTGCTCCTCGGTATTTACCACGgtgatttgaaaacttatgtccacaccaAAGCCCACATActaatgtttacagcagctttattcgtaATTACCAAAATGTGTTGACCTATTTGAGACCTTGGTTTCCAGACTAACAAACTGGTAAATCCATGATTATTCagctatgaaaagaaatgagctgtcatGCCACAAGACGACAGGGGAAGTCTTAAACGTTAAGAAACCATTCTGAAGAAGGCTATGTACTGTATGGTTCTaaatatgacattctggaaaaggcaaaactatggagataatAGAAGCATCAGTTAGATatatggggaggaagggatgaatagaTTCAGTGCAGTGAATCTAGTCTATGATATGTTGGTGAATACATGTCATTGTAGGTTTGTCAAAACTCAGGATGTACATGGAGAACCCTAATGAACTATGTACTTTAGTTATTGTATCAATATTGGCTCCAATGTAACAGATATTAGTAGGGGAAACTGGGGGAAAACAGGGTGAGGCAAACTCTGTACTTTCCTGCTCAGGTTTTCTATAAACCCAGAACTTCTCAAAACATTCTATTAAGATTTTCCCAATGAAAATAAAGTGATCATTTTGATTCCTTAGAGGCCCAATATTTTGGCTCATGTTTCATACAGCCAATAATCAAGGAAACAGACCTGGAGTAACTAGTCACATAATATGCAATAATCATGCTTTCACTATGACACCAGTCTGTTAAGGTTCTTAATATCCTTGCTTCTGGAGAATGAGTAACTTGAATCATTTCTACACAAGGAGTCTGTAGGTTGCTAAAGATAGGCTACATTAGGAATCTAATCTTAAGGTTGACTTGACTGAGGTGATATTCGAGAAGTGATTGGCCCACATATTTGAGAAGTTAAATGTTGCAACAGAGAGCCCGTTCTTTAGAGAGGAGATTGCCAGGGGTGATTTTTTTCTGGAAGGATCTGGCCAAGGATAAACAAGATGTTTTATAGGTAGAGCCAATGAAGAATTTGAGGTTGGAGTAAAGTTATCATGCATAGGGGAATAGAGGGTGTTAATGAGTAATTCACATAATTAGCCATAATTGAGGCTTCAGATAGGCAACTGAAGATTGGGTTTAGTTACATAAGAGTTTAGAGTGTAGAAAAGATAGTAACTCCTGAAGAATTAAACTTGAATATTATCTTACACTATATaagtcaactcaaaatgaattcgAGATCTAAACATAAGGCCCAAGAccataaaacttagaaaacataGGGGAGAATTTGACATTAGTTTTGGTACTGGTTTTTCGTATTTTGATGTCCAGGCATGGAAAAAAAGACTAcaataaaaagcttctacacagcagtCAAAACGAAAAGGCTGTCCGGtttggaaatatttgcaaaccatgtttgataaaggattaatatctaagacatgaaactcaTAACTTGATAGCAAAGTTAAGACAGAGGACCTGAACAGATGTTTCCAAAGACAtagccaataggtatatgaaaaggtgcccATTGTCACTCATCAGGGAAATTAAGTTACAATGAAGTGTTACCTTATACTTTGTAGGATGGCTATGCATCCAAGAAAACAATTCATCCATGATAGTAAAGAGGGTATGTACCTCCTAAAAATCAAAGATAAGAAGTTGTCAAGGGTGTGTAGAAAAAGAAGTCCTTATatgctattggtgggaatgtaaattggtatggccattatggaaaactgtatgttCCTCAAAGTTAATAGAATACATGACCCTGGGATTCCCCTATTTAGTATTTACCCAGAGGACATGAAGTCAGCACCTTTCAGAGATAACAGCACtaccatgttcactgcagcattattcagaaCAGCCAAGACATGGCCTTGGCCTAGGTGTCCATTGGCAGATGAGTAAGGACACTGTGGCATACTAGATACTGCCACGACAACACAGACGAGCTTGAAGGAtgttgtgctaagtgaaataagtcaggcacagaaggATCAATACTGTGTAACCTCAGTTGTAAGTGTGGAATTCAAAGTCAAAGACACAGAAGTGGAGAGGAGAACTGGTTACCGGCAGCAGCGAGGGAAAGGAAGTGGGGAGATGCAGGTCAAGTGTACAGATTTGCAGTTacacattagatctctagacttaccCTTTATAACATGAGGACTATATCAACATATAGTAaaggtttttatttcaatagatttaggtttttttttttcctaaaagatttCTGGGGTTCTTACAAGGATTGTGAGATGATGTTTGTGGTAGCAATTTCATCAAAACATGTTTTATGACTCAGGCACATGTATGATAAAATAAAAGTCTCTCAAGGAGTAAGATTTTGTACCTACCCTGGATTTAATGgtggtggcggggtggggggggatgtcACTGAAGTGGAATGAAGATAAGAGAGTGGGATTGAGAAGGTCCAGAAGTCATACATCTAGGGAATTGAATGACCAGTCCACATAATTGACATCTCCACTGACGCCAGCAATTAGGGTGAAGTGGAAGATTTATCCAGGTCAAGATCTTCAGTGAGTGATTTTCTTCCATAAGCCTCGATAggcccttaaaaaaataaaaaggtgataCACTTGCAATTTATAGCACATGGTCACGAGTTTGACAAAGGTGGAATAAAACCCTGGAAATAGTAATGTGTAACCTAAAACTTGTTTGTATTGAGGTGCATGTGACATGAAATGGCCACCACCACTGAGTGCTAAGGGGCCTGGCTTGACAGAGGCCCTTCCTAGTCATTAGTTAAAAATATGAGTATTCTTGGGATGCTTGACATTTTAGAAGTGTTTATACAAGAGTTTCAAAAACTTGGGGACACAGTATACTTGGTATAGGGAAAAGATGGAATTTGAATCTAGGGTATATGAACCCAAAACTTTTGCTTTCAACCAGTATGTAAGTCTTAGACTACttagcctttctgtgcctcagttctgaTCTGAAAAGTGGAGCTTATAGGAGTTTGTATTTCATAGACTTGTTTCTGCAAAAGGAAGGAGAAGCTGGGGAGATGGTAGCCAGAGGAGCTGAAGTATAGCAGCTCAAAGCAGTAAGGCGACCAGAGCATGAGGTAAGAGGAGTCCTTGGTGATGCTGGGATAGAGATTGCACTTGATGACTAAGGCTTACAGGATTTAAAGAATATTGATCAACCCTTGTCAAGTTGTTCTGACACTGGAATTGACTAGGATACCCAAGTGGTTTCTAGCCCAGTCACAGTCCCTGTGAGGACTCTTGTCTAGCTATATATCCCAACAGTTGCTTCAGGCTCTAACAAACTGCTCCGTGTGCTGGAAAGCACAGAAAATAGACTATCGATGGCCCAGTCTAGGGATAGATATAGGCAGGTGGCGGCTGTGGGTTGGATGGGTTCAGGGACAAAGACAAAGTTTATGGGGGTAAGAGACAAAGGGGAATCAGGATGGGATGAAGGATGTGGGATAACCCACAAAAGTAGTGGatacaaaaggaaagaatgaagataCAGAAACTTAAGGGTTTAAGGTATAACTTGGACAAGGACATATCTAGTAGGTGTCAGGACTGGCAGTCAGAATCAGATCAAAGCAGGTCTATGACTAACACTCTTAACCATGGTGGATATCACACCTCCCTTGTAGAAAAGAGCATGAACTTGAGTTTGTCCGATCCTAAAGCCCAAATCCCAGCTGTGCCATTTATAAGCCaagaggactttaaaaaaaaaatcgctTTCTAAAACACTTTTGGGAGAGTccgtcaccttggctagagtgcagtggtatcatcatagctcaccataacctcaaaATCCTatgctcaagtgattctcctgcctcagccttccaagtagctgggattacaggtgccagTCACCGTGCCTAGCCATGATGCCTATTTTAGGTGTCAGTATtcctgtttacagatgaggaaattgtcaGACTTCAGAGATGATATATACAAATTCCCCCAGTTGGTATTTATCCCTCTATGTTCCAGTTAAACATCTGGGCTGGCAAGCTTAGAGTTTTGTCTTCTAGAAATGCACATGAACAATGACATCCCAGAAGAATTACAATCTGATaaagtcgttttttttttttttttttgagacagagtctcactctgttgcccaggctagagtgagtgccgtggcatcagcctagctcacagcaacctcaaactcctgagctctagggatcctcctgtctcagcctcccgagtagctgggactacaggcatgcaccaccatgcctggctaattttttctatatatatttttagctgtccatatgatttctttctattttttttttttttagtagagatggggtctcactcttgctcaggctggtctcgaactcctgagctcaaacgatccacccacctcggcctcccagagtgctaggattacaggtgtgagccaccgcgcccagccctgatAAAGTCTTAAACCAAATAAGATTTATAACTTAGTTATTGATATTGTGTTAGCCTGACCAGCATCTTCTTTTCACCTTTGATTGACCTACCTGGGAGGCCTAGCTGTAAGAGGGTTGATTGGATAAGAAAACTGGGTAGGTACATTCAAATGCAGGATTAAGACATTTAGTGACACCAAGCTTGACGTTTTCCTTTGTGTAATGGAGCCCAGACTGCCACTGGTATAATCTCATTTGGGGGCCAGGGCGCCCTCTCTCAGACAGTGTTAGACTGGGGAACAACAATGTTTGCTTCTGAGTCAGATCTGTTTCCAAGGCTTAATACACATCTCTTCTGGTTGACTTAATAATGGATTATCTTACGGGGAAAGGTAACGACCTTATGAGGTTATTCTGTACATGTGATGTCTACCTTTCCAACAGTTAAAAAAGGTTTTGATAGTTGGTACATTAAGGGAGAAGGCCTTATCATAGCCTTAAAACATGATTCAACAAGTTGATTTATTGAATATAGTTAATCATGCAAAAAGTCTAGATACAAAGCCTATATACTAAGCTAAGTTTATCAATGAAGAGTTCATACATTGGAGGTAAATAACTGAACCAAGTTTCAAAGACTGATATGAACTCGTGTAGAATGACATTCCTACTTTTTCTTTACTTGGCATGTGCACAGGCATAGAAGAACCATGCACATTTTTGGCAACTACCagcaattttaaacagaaaacaaagtttAATGTTGGGGAGCAGGTTGCAGTTCTAGAAGTTCCCAGCTTCTATTGAGGTTCTATAGAAGTAGGATCCtctgaagagaggagaggaaaaaatgagatcCTTCCCATAGTGATTTTACTACATTATCCCCTTCCATGACCATGTCAGCTCCTGGTTTGAAGAAGTTGGGTTTGTGTCTCCCAGGCTTATGAGAGAAAACTCTTCCTGAAGACACAGGAACAGCAGTAGTGGTGGACAATGGTTTATAAAGCATTTGTCATGTTTGTCTTACCAGCCCTTTTATGTATAGCATCTAAGTTATAACAACTACCCAAGGAGACAGGTATTATTCCCAACTTATACTTGAGGAAATGGAGGTCAACTAACTTGAGGTCACACAGTATGTATCTGGGCTGCCTTTGCAAACACAGCCATTGGAGCTTCAGAGACTATGCACATACCTTAAAGTGGGATACGCTACCAACCCATGAGAATCCCACTAGAGTACTTCGAGATGAACATCTTCCTCAGTttgccttctctccctttctgagGAGAGATATTAGTCTGGGAAGGCTGGGTTCAGAGAAATGTAAAGGAGACACACTATTCCACCAACAAGTCCAGAGTCCTCCCCTTATAATGTAAACAAGGGTGGCGGAAAACTTCAGTATCTAGGTTTTTGAAGGAAGAGCTGCCATTAGGTTGTCTTGCAGTTCATTCAGGATTCTACCATCATCCCCCAAACACCAGGAAGAGAACACACTTTAGAGACTAAGAGCCAGGCTAAATTGTAATCCCTTATCTCTGAGCCCCAGGGTATTCTTCATCTCTAGCCCCAGAATAGCTGCAGACACTAGGGAGGCCAGATACAAGAAGCAAGAGCAGGATTTGGACCTAAGGGATGACTTAAGTCTGTCCCTTCCCCTTAGACCAACCCTGACATACCAGGGACATGCTGTGCTTAAATTTAAGTTCTGTGCTCATCCTTCTGGGACAAAGCCTGCTATTATCCTTTTATGTTGAGGGAAGTGGGAGGCTCAGAGTCCAGGAGGAATTCCCTGGGCCCCAGAGCAGAATGCTTATAAGCACAAGGCCTCTGAGGCATTTGCAGAGCTCCAGGCTCTTGCTCTGACATGACCCAGCCCATGTAAGACATCTTCTAAAAGGGAATCTTGAAAAAGGAGGGGTCACAGGGAGGAATCCCCAGCTCAGAAGGACGAGATCTTGCAAAGCTAAAATTTAGATCATGCTCCTACATAGATCTAAGACTTGGAGGGAAGTGAGTGTCTTGGAAGGGGACTTAGAGTCCACACAGAGCCACAAGGAGGCTGATGAAGCCTCTAGAGTTCGCTAATGTCAATACAAGACCCTATTAAAACCTCCAAATGCCTTAAATAGGCACAAATATCTTACTATCATTGAaagccaggtactgtgctagcaCAGGACTTCCAGTAGAGAACAAGATGAGGTCTTCATTACTCTTGTGGAACCTACATTTTGTTTGGGGAAACGTGCATCAGCAAGTGATTCAGAGCACTGTTTGTGTAGTACAGAAGTAGGGCACCTAACTAAGGGTTAAAAACAGGCTTCCCTAAGGTGGGGATATCCGAGCTGTGGAAAGGTGGAATGTAAGGACGTGCCAGGTGAGGGGAATAGGAAGAGCACCCCATTTCATACCAGGAAAGAACATGGATGAGTCTCAGAAGCAAAAGAACATGATGTAGTCGGGAAACGAAGATTCAGCCTCACTGGCAGGTTGTAAGCAGGGTGAGGAATGGTAAAACCCATGGCTGGTTATGGAAACTGTATTTGGGTAGGTCACTCAGCTGGCATGTTGTCCTGCAATGAATGCCTGTATACTCACACCATCCCTGCACAGGAGCCGCAGCAGCCGCCTACTGTGTTTAAGTTATGAGGGCTTCTGACTAAGGAGGCATAAAGACTTAAGAGCCTAGGGAAagaaagtggggggaggggtcagTACAGCTAATCCCATGGCTTGCCACACCATACACCCCTCACCACTGAGCAGCTGAAGTGCTTCTGTCCAGTCAAGGATACTCTTTTCAGTTTCATATGTTCTCAGAGatagtaaagaaagaaatggagatgaCATCCATTAGGAAACAGCCCTGTACGGTGGTGGGCATGGGGAAGGAAAGTGAGAGAAGAGATAGAGATCAAGTTCATCTCCAGGGTTTCAGGGCAGTGGAGAGGACATTTTGACTTGGCCTTAACGGGGTTTGAGTGGCTTTCTGAATGGCAGAGACTGGTCAGCTTTCATGAGAAGTCACTTCTCATGCCCATAGTTCACCAGGTATACATTTAGCTTCATTTGTGACCTGTAAGATCCCTCCTGTGATGTAACCTCTGCACAAAGCCAGGAGGGAGCCACATGTCCCCAGGGCAGTAGTGAAGGGATCCAAATGGTGGTGTTGGAAGGGAAGATAGTGAGGAAGCCGTTTCAGCACCTAACACAGAAGGAGTAACAGCTATACAATAGAGGAGTCACTGCAACAGATTCTCTTGGCAAGTCCTGCTAACTTTTCTACTCAAGGACTCTTTTCTGGAGTAAAGCAAAACTTGTTTTCCACATAACAGCTTTGCTTAGTATAACGCAAATTAAAGCCATTTGATTAGGCATAGACGTGAAAAAGACAAGTCCTATTACTATAAGTCTAAACATCAGGGAAAAAATTAACTTGACTGTCATGAGATTAAAGCTCTTTCGTCTTTAGAGTTAGTTCTGTGACTCATTAACTTTCAGATTGTGTCTTGCTGAAGCAGCAGTCTGCTCGTAGAGAGACAACACTGAGTAAACGTGGTATAATGGTGGGATCTGGTCTGACATCCATGCCATTTGCTCCACGGATGAGGAAGTGACTGGAGGGACCACTCCTTGCAGAGGCACAGCAGGGTCGAGGAGCTAAGGCAGCTGGGGAAGCACCAGGACCAGTGGTAAAGCAGTGCTGCTTAGCCCAGGCCTGACCAGGTAAGGAAGGGCATGGCCACCAGCACACAAGAAGGGTCGCTTCAGGAGCTGGGACCTTGGTAGATGATGACCCAAGACACTGCCAAAAATGCCTGCCAGGAAGGGAATCTGATCTCTGGTCTTACCTTCTTACCTGTTTGCTGGTGCCTCACATTGGCCGAGCCTACCTGGGAACAGAGGACAAAGGAATCTGACGTAGCTCGTAAGTGAAATAATGGTTTCTGGGGGCATAAAGCAGGGATCTGGAGGAACAGATGGAGAACAACCAGCATAGAGAGTAAGGAAGCCAAGCCTGTCTCTCTCCAGCtaagcccctgccccaccctagTCACTTTCATAGCCGATTCCTCCGCTTTCATTCCCAGTCCTAGTGACATCCTTTTAATCTTCCCCTTGTTACAGCTACTGCCAGAACTGTGCCCATTTACAGTAATCTGTGAGAATCTTAGAAGGAGCCCAGTTTATGGAGAGAAGTTCCGTGGGATAAAAGTCAACCGGCTTCCACAGCCATCATCCTCCTAGCTCCGTGGCTCCCTGGAGATAGACTTCTAAGGACTTTGGAATGTTTATTGAACATGTTTTTGGTTTTGCACATTAGTCTCAGCTGAATAAGAGCAGCTAATGCTCAGTGTTACTATGTGTCAGATGCTGCTGCCTTTAGTCACGAGGACTTCCCGAGGTCATGACTTTATCAAGTGTGTTGTGAAGCAAGGTTAGCTGTATTTCCACTAATGGGAGAAAGTAGTTTGCCTAAGCTCCCACGGCCAAGGTCTGAAGCCAGATCTAGAAAGCTTCCAAGCCCAGACTACTGTGGTCAACCTGACTAGGCTCCAGCTGTAGAGGACAAATCTTGAATGTTCCTTACTTTTTCATTCCTGTAATATACATAAGGAACACATTCCGGTATGATCTTTTAGACTAAGAAACAAAATACAGACTTTCCACCCCTTTTCTCTGAATTGACACCTCCACTTTAGTAAGTTGCTCTGGAATCCAAGTAAGGGCATTTCTTTGGGTCAAATATACTCATCTCCTAGGCTTCATGACACTCTGCACTGGCAGTAACTATTCTGGAATCTTATCTTTATAATTCAGCCTCCATGAAGGGAGGTGGCCCTTGCCTGCAGGTCCTATACCCTTGGGGCAGATGTATGTAAACCGAGTTTGGTCAGCTTTCCTCTTTGAGGTCACCTTGTTTTCACCTTTTCTTCATCAcgctgttctctctgccttgtGGTTTTGGCCTGCAGATTAGACACTTCAGCTCATCCAGTAGTTAATGCTGGTCTCAAGCTTGAGCTTTGATTTACCATGGAGTAAAGATAGTCCCAGGAGTCTgaccctctctctctcagctccaaTGTGTCTCCTTTCAAGCTCTCTGTAAAGCTTTCCAATAGGATTGAGAGCCACTTCATAGCCTACCTGTAGAGGTAAGTAACCAAATAAGTACCTGTCTTCTTTAGGTCAGTTCATTTATTGATGTAAGAACATCACTTCTTGAGGGTCATACTGCACAAAAatactcattctttcaaatgagaATTTTAGCTTATTCTTGGTAAGCTTTTGGACTTAGTGTACTAACATGACACTATGACATTCTATAACCTTTAAATAAGACTTGTGTAGTATCTATTCAGTGATTCTATTCTCTATCATAAGACCTTAGAATAAAGGATTATCTTTTGTTTCCAGGAAAATAAGTTCTGCATTTGGGGCACAAGTGAGAAGGTCCATATACAAATGGCCATATTAACTTTTCATAACGTCTGCTCAGTACCCAGCTCTTTCCAGCTCACTGGCATCCCAGGATTGGAGTCCCTGCACATCTGGCTCTCCATCCCCTTTGGCTCTATGTACCTGGTGGCTGTGGTGGGGAACATGACCATCCTGGCAGTCGTGAGGGTAGAACATAGCCTACACCAGCCCATGTACTTTTTCCTGTGCATGTTAGCTGTCATTGACCTAGTTCTGTCCACTTCCACTATGCCCAAACTTCTGGGAATCTTCTGGTTTGGTGCTGGTGACATTGGCCTGGATGCCTGCTTGAGCCAAATGTTCCTTATTCACTGCTTTGCCACTATTGAGTCAGGCATTTTCCTCGCCATGGCATTTGATCGCTATGTAGCCATCTGCAACCCACTACGTCATACCACGGTGCTCAGTAATATGGTGGTGGGTCGTATAGGGCTGGCTGCCTTCCTCCGGGGGGTTCTCTACATTGGACCTCTGCCCCTAATGATTCGCCTGCAGCTTCCGCTTTACAAAACCCATATCATCTCCCACTCCTACTGTGAGCACATGGCTGTAGTCGCTTTGACATGTGGTGACAGCAGGGTCAACAATGTTTATGGGCTGAGCATTGGCTTTCTGGTGCTGATCCTGGATTCAGCAGCTATTGCCGCCTCCTATGTGATGATTTTCAGGGCTGTGATGGGGCTGGCCACCCCTGAGGCCAGGCTTAAAACCCTGGGGACATGTGGTTCTCATATCTGTGCCATCCTGATCTTTTATGTTCCCATTGCTGTTTCTTCCCTCATTCACCGGTTTGGTCACCATGTGCCTCCTCCAGTCCACACTCTGCTGGCCAACTTCTACCTCCTCATTCCTCCAATCCTCAATCCCATTGTCTATGCTGTCCGCACCAAGCAGATCCGAGAGAGACTTCTCCAAATCCTGAAGATAGAAACCAAGCTTAGATGACAGCTATTTCCTTCTTCTATCTCAAGCTAGCTCATGGAGAAGTGTTTAAACATGGTGGGCTGCTTCCCAATCAACAACTTCAAGGAACCTGAGGAGTTAGGCCTCATGGCCTCCAGCTTTTATATAGTCCCAGGGAAATACTGAGAAAGAGCATACAACTCTAAGTTCTAAAGGTGGAAGATACCTAAAGCTTATGACTAAAGAACATTTGAGCTGCAGAGAAGATAAAACAATGACATTAACAAACAGCTATTCGGCATGTGTCATGTAATTCTTGAACATGacttatgaggtaggtattattgttcACATTTTACATGAGGAACTATGACAGGATACCCCCTTTATGAACTGCATATGAAGTTACTTAACTTGCCTAGCTCAATGTTTTGGTTGGAGTTTAAGACCTTGTGGCATTATGTACTAatgctttctattctgttttctgtATATTCTTTAATAAAGTCCTAAAAACTGTCACTTTGAGGTCACCTTAGCTGTAAGAAGATGTTTCCCCGAGTTAAGCCTTTAGCAGACTTGTAACTAATAAAGCTTGTTATGTTCCCGAAGACTGATCTCTACACCTAAGCAGGTATGAAGATACCACCTACGAAAGAATGTGGTctgggtggggaaaaaaagccacaTACACACAACAAACTAAGCAGCTCAGTGAAGGAAAGTGAGACAACATGACCGTTTCTCAGCATTGCCCTTGTATTTTTCTCTGCTGGGCTGAAATGGGTAAGGGCTCCATGGAAAGGAatacccccaccccccccacacacagaaaCCCTCCCTGTACCCTGATCTATTTGTAGAATTCCTGTTCATTAATATGCAGGGTCCTTAAAATGGATAGGCACAAAATA
Encoded proteins:
- the LOC138384055 gene encoding olfactory receptor 52M1, whose amino-acid sequence is MYLVAVVGNMTILAVVRVEHSLHQPMYFFLCMLAVIDLVLSTSTMPKLLGIFWFGAGDIGLDACLSQMFLIHCFATIESGIFLAMAFDRYVAICNPLRHTTVLSNMVVGRIGLAAFLRGVLYIGPLPLMIRLQLPLYKTHIISHSYCEHMAVVALTCGDSRVNNVYGLSIGFLVLILDSAAIAASYVMIFRAVMGLATPEARLKTLGTCGSHICAILIFYVPIAVSSLIHRFGHHVPPPVHTLLANFYLLIPPILNPIVYAVRTKQIRERLLQILKIETKLR